The Methylophilus sp. TWE2 region CGTCATGTCGTGCAATTAGAGGCAAGACCAGCCAACACGGAGGGGATGGGTTCAGTCACCATACGTGATCTTGTCAAGAACTCTTTGAGGATGCGCCCTGACCGCATTATCGTTGGCGAGGTGCGTGGTGCAGAAGCGCTGGATATGTTACAGGCCATGAATACTGGTCATGATGGCTCCCTGGCAACCCTACACTCAAACAGCCCCAGAGATACGCTTGCCCGTCTTGAAACCATGATGCTGATGGCTGAGCTGGATTTGCCACAACGAGTATTGCGTGAACAGATTGCATCCGCAGTACATCTGATTGTTCATGTGAACCGTTATGCCGATGGTGGTCGCAGGGTTTCAAATATCTCTGAGATTACCGGCCTGGAGGAGGGAACAGTCCTGATGCAGGATATATTTATCACCAAGCGTGAAGGAGATGAAATGGTCATGCGCTCATCCGGCATTATTCCAAATATCCTCAAATTGATGCATGAGCGGGGAGTCGATGTGAGTCATGACTTGTTCTAGACGGATCAATTTTTTTAAAAGCAAAATAGATACATGACACCATGTTAATTTGGGCAATCTTAGTCGGTACATTGCTTGCTTATTTAATTTTTGATTATTTCAAAAGTTACAGGCGTGACAAGGTCATGGAGCGTCTTGATTTTGGTTTCACTTATGAAGAGGATGAATTACCTTCTTTGTGGGATGGCGCAAAGAATTTTCTGCAATTGGGCACTGTGCGACAGCTCTTATTGCAAAGTGCAATTATTCGCGCACTGGATGTGCATCTAAGAAGATCGCAACTTTCAATCAGTCTGCTCCAGGCAATTTTCGTCATCATAGGGCTGACACTGATTTCTTCAGTGTTATGTTACTTTTTATTTAAAAATGCAACGCCAGCAGTGGTTAGCTTGTTAGTCACTCCCATTTTGCTCTGGTGGCTACTGAGTTTTCTGTCTGAAAAGCAACAGAAAAAAATGGACTTGCTTTTACCATCTCTCATCAACAGCATGCTTACTACCATGCGTGCCGGCGGGACGCCTGTCCAGGCACTCCATGCGACATCTAGAAATGCCGCTGAGCCAATGAAAAGTTCAATCACCCACGTACTCAATCAGTTACAACTCGGTCAATCCCCGATTACGGTGTGGAAAGAATGGTCTGATTTCTGGGATACTAAAAGTGCCAGGCTTCTATCAACTGGTATCCGTGTAAAATGGGAGGCTGGAGGGCAGATGTCCTCAGTACTAGAACACATTCTTGAAACGATAGAGTTTAGAAAGAAAATTGAAGTACGCATTAGCACGCTGACTACTCAGGCAAAAATCGGGTCTATTCTTCTCACGGTAATTCCTCCGTTCCTGGTCTATATTCAATACTTACGGACACCTGAGCTCGTGACAGAAATGTTTGAAGATGATGTTGGCCAAAAAATGTATATTTTTGCGGCGACACTCACTATCGTGGGTTTTATTTGGCTACGAAAGTTAGCTAAAGTCAAACTGGAATAAATAGATGGATAATTTCTGGCTTTATTTGCTTTTATTGATTCCGGGAGTATTAGTTGTCTGGTTTATCAGGGCCAGGATGATTAAAAGAAACTTTCGTGAGCGCTTGTTTTTTGGCATACAACCGCTTGAGGAGGACGAACCCCCTGAGATCAGCCTGTCTTCAGGAGATTATGGCCTGGAAGGGGTAGATAGAGCTATCTTTTTCCTAAGTAAGTTTCTTTCAACACCCATCGGATATATCGTTTTATTCGCGCTTGGCGCTTTTATAGGCTTTTTACTCAAGCTGATATTCGGCTTCGAGAAATTTAATACACTCTTGCTAGCGGCACTCATTGGTGTCCTGCTGTTCTCGATGGTTAATATTTTTATTAACCGTAGCAAGCGTAAAAGAAGCCAGCGGATCAGGTATGAACTACCAAACGCATTGCAAAGTATTGTTGCTGTGATGGAGAGCGGTTTGGCCTTTGAATCTGCCTTGCAGCATGTGGTGAGGGAGTCTGGCGTGAGCCATCCACTCTATTTTGATTTGCAAGTAATGATGGATGCCATGCAGCAGGGTAGAAGGCGAAATGATGCCCTTAAGCTTTGGGCAACACGGGCAAATGAAAGGACAGTGACGGATGTTGTCGCTGCCATGATTCAGGCAGACCAGACAGGCGCCGCATTAGGCAGTGTTTTGCGCCATCATGCGACCTCTCAACTGAAGGAAATTGAGGCCGAGCTTCTCAAAAAAGCTGAGCGTATACCCATTTACATGATTTTTCCGATGATGTTTTGCATACTTCCACCCATCATGATTGTGGCAGTAGGGCCAAGCGCAATTCGTATCGTAAGAATGTTTCAGGCGATTATGTCCAAGGCTTAAGGCAATATGAATCACAACCAAAAATCTAGCACGCAGTCTCTTTACAATATCGACGCCGATCAATTAATTGTCAGCCATGTGATAATGGCTAATAATTTTTTTACCAGGCTAAAGGGGCTGATGTTTTGCAAATATCTAGCCCAGGATAGTGCATTACTGATTAAGCCATGCCAGCAGATACACACGCATTTTATGCACTTTCCAATTGATGTATTGTTTTTGAATAATCAATTGGAAGTAGTTCACGTGATTCGGGGAATGAAACCCTGGCGCTTCTCAAAATATATCAAGCAGGCATCATTTGTGATTGAAACCAACGCCGGTGTATCACATTCGGTAGAGGTTGGTCACCGCTTAAAACTAGCTACTGCATAATCATTCATATACCTGGGTTGGATAGTAATCTCTGGAAATGATTTGAACCGGAGCTTGAGCCGTGTCTGAATAGTTCTGGCTCCTGATTGTTCTGTTATCCGGGTTGTAGTTTGGGTTTTTCTCAGCCTGGCTAAACTGTGAGGACCCTGGAACAGTGTTGGTTCTCTTGGTGCCCATAATAATGGCAACCTTGTCAGGGTCTGGCTCCAGCTTCGGAATCCGTGTCGTAATTGATAAGTCCTTTTCAGTCGTTATTTTTTCATCATCAGTAGAGGGTCTGAACACAACACGCATGGTCGCGCCTGCGG contains the following coding sequences:
- a CDS encoding type II secretion system F family protein; this translates as MLIWAILVGTLLAYLIFDYFKSYRRDKVMERLDFGFTYEEDELPSLWDGAKNFLQLGTVRQLLLQSAIIRALDVHLRRSQLSISLLQAIFVIIGLTLISSVLCYFLFKNATPAVVSLLVTPILLWWLLSFLSEKQQKKMDLLLPSLINSMLTTMRAGGTPVQALHATSRNAAEPMKSSITHVLNQLQLGQSPITVWKEWSDFWDTKSARLLSTGIRVKWEAGGQMSSVLEHILETIEFRKKIEVRISTLTTQAKIGSILLTVIPPFLVYIQYLRTPELVTEMFEDDVGQKMYIFAATLTIVGFIWLRKLAKVKLE
- a CDS encoding type II secretion system F family protein, giving the protein MDNFWLYLLLLIPGVLVVWFIRARMIKRNFRERLFFGIQPLEEDEPPEISLSSGDYGLEGVDRAIFFLSKFLSTPIGYIVLFALGAFIGFLLKLIFGFEKFNTLLLAALIGVLLFSMVNIFINRSKRKRSQRIRYELPNALQSIVAVMESGLAFESALQHVVRESGVSHPLYFDLQVMMDAMQQGRRRNDALKLWATRANERTVTDVVAAMIQADQTGAALGSVLRHHATSQLKEIEAELLKKAERIPIYMIFPMMFCILPPIMIVAVGPSAIRIVRMFQAIMSKA
- a CDS encoding DUF192 domain-containing protein; its protein translation is MNHNQKSSTQSLYNIDADQLIVSHVIMANNFFTRLKGLMFCKYLAQDSALLIKPCQQIHTHFMHFPIDVLFLNNQLEVVHVIRGMKPWRFSKYIKQASFVIETNAGVSHSVEVGHRLKLATA